The Pantoea vagans genome includes a window with the following:
- the sseA gene encoding 3-mercaptopyruvate sulfurtransferase, translated as MTAPLFVSADWLKEHYTEETLQVLDARMLPPGQEAVRDIEAEYLAGHLPDAPYFNIEALSDHTSAYPHMMPRPEAFAVAMRELGVNQDKHLVIYDEGNLFSAPRAWWMLRAFGCVNVSILAGGLQGWKAAGFDVATGPVSLPEGEFEANYDSAQVKRLTDVLLISHEGGAQIVDARAANRFNAEVDEPRPGLLRGHIPNSLNMPWNNLVVNGALKPAAELRDLFEKAGIKLDQPIIASCGSGVTAVVVILALTALGVRDVTLYDGSWGEWGSRDDLPIEK; from the coding sequence ATGACAGCTCCCCTGTTTGTATCTGCCGATTGGTTAAAAGAGCATTACACCGAGGAAACGTTGCAGGTTTTGGATGCGCGCATGTTGCCGCCTGGTCAGGAAGCGGTGCGCGATATCGAGGCAGAATATCTGGCTGGACATTTGCCGGATGCGCCTTACTTCAATATCGAAGCTTTATCCGATCACACCAGCGCTTATCCACATATGATGCCGCGCCCCGAAGCTTTTGCAGTCGCGATGCGCGAACTGGGCGTCAACCAGGATAAACATCTGGTGATCTACGATGAGGGCAACCTGTTTTCTGCGCCACGCGCCTGGTGGATGCTGCGCGCCTTTGGTTGCGTGAACGTCTCCATACTGGCGGGAGGATTACAGGGTTGGAAAGCGGCCGGGTTTGACGTTGCGACAGGGCCAGTCAGCTTGCCGGAAGGCGAGTTTGAAGCCAACTATGACAGCGCGCAGGTGAAGCGCCTGACGGATGTGCTGCTGATCAGCCATGAAGGTGGCGCACAGATCGTTGATGCCCGTGCCGCTAACCGCTTTAACGCTGAAGTGGATGAGCCCCGTCCCGGCTTACTGCGCGGACACATTCCCAACAGCCTGAACATGCCGTGGAATAATCTGGTGGTGAACGGTGCGCTTAAGCCCGCTGCTGAGCTGCGCGATCTGTTCGAGAAAGCGGGAATCAAGCTGGATCAGCCGATTATCGCCAGCTGTGGTTCTGGCGTGACGGCGGTAGTGGTGATTCTGGCATTGACCGCTTTGGGTGTGCGAGATGTGACGCTGTATGACGGCTCTTGGGGAGAATGGGGCAGCCGCGACGATTTGCCGATCGAGAAATAA
- a CDS encoding alpha-2-macroglobulin family protein has protein sequence MARRVNRLLLSVLIGGSLLGSTLLPAQAADTPAVQKAAKTLAVIDLSELQLDGAAALVLTFNTALDSKQDINALIHLSDEKSGKVDGGWELAQNGKTLRFRHPEPSRKLTVTVDAGLKAADGSSLSSPFNQTLTTRDIQPMVGFSSRGSLLPLRLTQGLPVLALNVNNIDVDFFRVKSAALADFLAQWNYGNNLSYWESRDLLKNADLIYSGRFDLNPARNTREKMQLPLGDVDALKQPGVYLAVMKQAGTYNYTQPATLFTLSDIGFSLHSFPDQLELFTQSLASGAPLDDVNVQLLDEKGQQLASGSSDSQGHLRLPANAKGKLLLATLKGQTSLIDLNRPALDLAEFPIDGPQGYDKQFFIFGPRDLYRPGETVIVNALLRDADGKPLPPQPVKAEVVQPNGEVTQTFVWQPENGIYQQRFALPASAMTGEWTLRINSGDNQPRNWSFHVEDFLPERMALALSNSEQPLAPDATVTFAVEGRYLYGAPAAGNELQGQLFLRPAREAVTALPGYQFGDITEELKRSLDDVDEKLDESGKLQLNVESNWAESHSPLNLILQASLLETGGRPVTRRATQAIWPAPALPGIRPLFNSESVYDYRTDRYRDEPTVPENSLAEFDVVYANPQGEKLAAQDLDVRLIHERRDYFWSFSDSEGWQSRYDQKDLQEDEQHITIAAGGSQKVSFPVEWGTYRLEVHAGDKIISSVRFNAGYWWQDNTDGTGALRPDQVKLKIDKSAYQPGDTAHVQVESPAAGKGYLMVESSSGTLWWQPLDVPAGGATIDVPVSESWQRHDLYLSVIVVRHGDKASGTTPKRAVGLLHLPMATEARRLNLVLDAPDKIRPEQTIKVKVKASREGGELPKQVQVLLSAVDSGVLNITDYKTPNPWQAFFGRKRYNADQYDVYGQLIEGGGKLAALRFGGDCDDADALSRGGKKPVTDVQIIAQQLQPVTLDANGEGTLELPVPAFNGELRLMAQVWSDDSFGSADRKLVVAAPLISELATPRFMASGDQSTLALDLTNLTDQPQTLKVDVTAKGLIALTGNVPSSVQLAKGARTTLQIPVKAQGAFGEGAVQVKVSGMSLPGETLAPSERQWSIGVRPAYPAQTLNFENVMQTGLSWQVVASAFNGLQKDTLTGQLSLSNRPPLNIASFISQLYAYPYGCLEQTASGIWPSVFTNKAQLDALGIKTSTDEARRASIATGIARLAGMQRGNGSFGLWSKESAEEFWLTAYVTDFLLRASEAGYSVPEGVISRADERLLRYLQDPSQIETSWSSDADGLRFSVQSYAGLVLARQQQAPLGALRALYDKREQAKSGLALVQLGGALKLMGDQQRAQLALAQGIGLERKPNSWLGDYGSPVRDRALILSLLTENKLLPDMQGPLLIDLAKAVHGQRWFSTQENNALFLAARTLQQHKGEQWQASLQGRSEPLSSNQAINMGIDEAQLRQGLSVKSDNASPLYGTLNVVGYPRTAPSPMSNVLSITREYFTLEGKPADLTNLKSGELLVVRLKVAASERVSDALVVDLLPAGLELENQNLSDSSASLGDSADALKESMMDMQQANIKHIEFRDDRFVAALALDGYTPGTLLYLARAVTPGSYLLPPPQVESMYVPEWRAIGSTPEKLNVR, from the coding sequence ATGGCAAGACGTGTTAATCGACTGCTGCTCAGTGTGCTGATCGGCGGATCACTTTTGGGCAGCACATTGCTGCCTGCACAAGCGGCGGATACGCCTGCGGTGCAAAAGGCGGCAAAAACACTCGCGGTTATCGACCTTTCAGAACTGCAACTGGATGGCGCGGCGGCACTGGTGTTGACCTTCAACACCGCGCTCGACAGCAAGCAGGATATCAATGCGCTTATCCACCTCAGCGATGAGAAAAGCGGTAAAGTTGATGGCGGCTGGGAGCTGGCGCAAAATGGCAAAACCTTGCGCTTCCGCCATCCTGAGCCGTCGCGCAAATTGACGGTCACCGTTGATGCTGGCCTCAAAGCCGCCGATGGCAGCAGCTTATCCAGCCCTTTTAACCAGACACTCACCACGCGTGACATCCAGCCGATGGTCGGTTTCTCCAGCCGGGGTTCATTACTGCCGCTGCGCCTGACGCAGGGTTTACCGGTGCTGGCGCTGAATGTGAATAACATTGATGTCGACTTCTTCCGGGTAAAAAGTGCCGCGCTGGCCGATTTTCTCGCCCAGTGGAATTACGGCAACAATCTTTCGTACTGGGAATCCCGCGACCTGCTGAAAAATGCTGATTTAATCTACAGCGGTCGTTTTGACCTCAATCCAGCACGTAACACCCGTGAAAAAATGCAGCTGCCGCTGGGTGACGTTGATGCACTCAAACAACCCGGTGTGTATCTGGCGGTGATGAAGCAGGCGGGCACTTATAACTACACGCAACCCGCGACCCTGTTCACCCTCAGCGACATTGGCTTTTCGCTGCACAGCTTCCCGGATCAACTGGAACTCTTTACGCAAAGTCTGGCGAGTGGCGCGCCGCTGGATGACGTCAATGTGCAACTGCTGGATGAAAAAGGCCAGCAGCTGGCAAGTGGCAGCAGTGACAGTCAGGGCCATCTTCGTTTACCCGCCAATGCCAAAGGTAAGCTGCTGCTGGCGACGCTAAAAGGACAAACCTCGCTAATCGATCTTAATCGCCCCGCCTTGGATCTGGCAGAATTCCCGATCGACGGCCCACAAGGTTACGACAAACAGTTTTTTATTTTTGGTCCGCGCGATCTCTATCGCCCCGGCGAAACTGTCATTGTGAACGCCTTACTGCGTGATGCGGATGGCAAGCCGCTGCCACCGCAACCGGTGAAAGCTGAGGTGGTGCAGCCGAATGGTGAAGTCACACAAACCTTTGTGTGGCAGCCGGAAAACGGTATCTATCAGCAGCGTTTTGCGTTACCTGCTTCGGCCATGACCGGAGAGTGGACGCTGCGTATTAACAGCGGGGATAACCAGCCGCGGAACTGGTCATTCCATGTGGAAGATTTTCTGCCAGAGCGGATGGCGTTGGCGCTGAGCAACAGTGAACAGCCGCTGGCACCGGATGCGACAGTGACTTTTGCGGTTGAAGGGCGTTATCTCTATGGCGCGCCTGCGGCAGGCAATGAACTGCAGGGGCAACTGTTCCTGCGCCCGGCGCGTGAAGCGGTGACGGCACTACCTGGCTACCAGTTTGGTGACATTACCGAAGAGCTAAAGCGCAGCCTGGACGATGTCGACGAGAAGCTGGATGAAAGCGGCAAGCTGCAGCTCAACGTGGAGAGCAACTGGGCGGAGAGTCACTCACCATTAAATTTGATTTTGCAAGCCAGCCTGCTGGAAACCGGTGGCCGTCCGGTGACGCGCCGCGCAACTCAAGCCATCTGGCCTGCGCCTGCACTGCCGGGTATTCGCCCGCTGTTTAACAGCGAATCAGTCTACGACTATCGCACCGATCGTTATCGTGATGAACCGACGGTGCCAGAAAACAGTCTGGCGGAATTCGATGTGGTTTATGCCAACCCTCAGGGGGAGAAACTGGCCGCACAGGATCTGGATGTGCGCCTGATTCATGAGCGTCGTGACTATTTCTGGAGCTTCTCCGACAGCGAGGGCTGGCAGTCGCGTTACGATCAAAAAGATCTGCAGGAAGATGAGCAGCACATCACTATCGCGGCGGGTGGCAGCCAGAAAGTGAGCTTCCCGGTGGAGTGGGGCACCTATCGGCTGGAAGTGCATGCGGGTGACAAGATTATCAGCAGTGTGCGCTTCAATGCCGGTTACTGGTGGCAGGACAATACCGACGGCACGGGTGCGCTGCGTCCCGATCAGGTCAAACTGAAAATCGATAAAAGCGCCTATCAGCCGGGTGACACTGCGCACGTGCAGGTCGAATCACCTGCGGCCGGTAAAGGTTATCTGATGGTGGAGTCAAGCAGCGGCACACTGTGGTGGCAACCGCTGGATGTGCCTGCAGGTGGCGCGACCATTGATGTCCCTGTCAGTGAAAGCTGGCAGCGTCACGATCTTTATCTCAGCGTTATCGTCGTGCGACACGGCGATAAAGCCAGTGGCACCACACCCAAACGGGCGGTGGGTCTGCTGCATTTGCCGATGGCTACGGAAGCGCGTCGCCTTAACCTGGTATTGGATGCGCCGGATAAAATCCGCCCTGAGCAGACCATAAAAGTGAAGGTCAAAGCCAGCCGAGAAGGTGGCGAGTTACCCAAGCAGGTTCAGGTTTTGCTGTCTGCGGTGGACAGTGGCGTGTTGAACATCACGGATTACAAAACGCCGAACCCGTGGCAGGCGTTCTTTGGTCGCAAGCGCTACAACGCCGATCAATACGATGTTTATGGTCAACTAATTGAAGGCGGCGGCAAGCTGGCCGCGCTGCGTTTTGGCGGTGATTGTGACGATGCTGATGCGCTGTCTCGTGGCGGCAAGAAACCTGTGACGGACGTGCAAATTATCGCGCAGCAGCTGCAACCCGTCACGCTGGACGCTAATGGTGAAGGCACACTTGAACTGCCTGTTCCCGCCTTTAATGGTGAGTTACGCCTGATGGCGCAGGTGTGGAGTGACGACAGCTTTGGCTCGGCGGATCGTAAATTGGTGGTGGCTGCACCCCTGATCAGCGAGCTGGCAACGCCGCGCTTTATGGCCAGCGGTGACCAATCGACGCTGGCGCTGGATCTCACCAACCTCACCGATCAGCCTCAAACATTGAAGGTTGATGTGACGGCGAAGGGGTTGATTGCGTTGACCGGTAATGTGCCCTCTTCGGTGCAGCTGGCGAAAGGGGCGCGCACCACCTTGCAGATTCCCGTGAAAGCGCAGGGGGCCTTTGGCGAAGGCGCGGTGCAGGTCAAGGTTTCGGGCATGAGCCTGCCAGGGGAAACTTTGGCGCCGAGTGAGCGTCAATGGTCCATCGGCGTGCGCCCGGCCTATCCAGCACAAACCCTGAATTTCGAGAATGTGATGCAAACCGGCCTGAGTTGGCAGGTTGTCGCCAGCGCGTTTAATGGCCTGCAAAAAGACACCTTGACCGGGCAATTATCCCTGAGCAATCGACCACCGCTGAACATCGCCAGCTTCATCAGCCAACTTTATGCTTATCCTTACGGTTGCCTGGAGCAGACGGCCAGCGGGATTTGGCCGTCGGTATTCACCAACAAGGCGCAACTGGATGCCTTAGGTATCAAAACCAGCACAGACGAGGCGCGCCGCGCGTCGATTGCTACCGGTATTGCGCGCCTTGCTGGCATGCAACGTGGCAACGGCAGCTTTGGCCTGTGGAGCAAAGAGAGCGCTGAAGAGTTCTGGCTGACCGCTTACGTCACCGACTTCCTGCTGCGCGCCAGTGAGGCGGGGTACAGCGTGCCAGAAGGCGTCATCAGCCGTGCAGATGAGCGTCTGCTGCGCTACTTGCAGGACCCGTCACAGATTGAAACCAGCTGGAGCAGCGATGCCGATGGCCTGCGTTTCAGTGTGCAATCCTATGCCGGCTTGGTATTGGCACGCCAGCAACAGGCACCACTCGGGGCACTGCGTGCCTTGTATGACAAGCGTGAACAGGCAAAATCGGGTCTGGCACTGGTGCAACTCGGCGGGGCGTTGAAACTGATGGGCGATCAACAGCGCGCGCAGCTGGCATTGGCGCAAGGAATCGGATTGGAGCGTAAACCGAATAGCTGGCTGGGAGACTATGGTAGCCCGGTGCGCGATCGTGCACTGATACTCTCGCTGTTAACGGAAAATAAGCTGTTGCCAGATATGCAGGGGCCATTACTGATTGACCTGGCAAAAGCGGTGCACGGCCAGCGCTGGTTCTCCACCCAGGAAAATAACGCCCTGTTCCTTGCTGCGCGCACCTTACAGCAGCACAAAGGTGAGCAGTGGCAAGCCTCGCTACAAGGAAGAAGCGAACCGTTGAGCAGCAATCAGGCAATCAACATGGGGATCGACGAAGCGCAGCTGCGACAAGGGCTTTCGGTGAAAAGCGACAATGCGTCACCGCTCTACGGCACGCTGAATGTGGTGGGTTATCCGCGTACGGCACCGTCGCCAATGAGCAACGTCCTCAGCATTACCCGTGAATACTTCACACTGGAAGGGAAACCGGCCGATCTCACTAATCTGAAGAGTGGTGAACTGCTGGTGGTCCGACTGAAGGTGGCGGCCAGCGAACGTGTCAGTGATGCTTTGGTGGTGGATCTGTTGCCCGCGGGGCTTGAGCTGGAAAACCAGAATCTCAGCGACAGCAGCGCCAGTCTTGGCGACAGTGCTGATGCGCTGAAAGAGAGCATGATGGATATGCAGCAGGCCAACATCAAACACATTGAGTTCCGCGACGATCGTTTTGTCGCGGCGCTGGCGCTGGATGGCTACACGCCAGGCACGTTGCTGTATCTGGCGCGGGCCGTGACGCCGGGTAGCTATCTTCTGCCGCCGCCGCAGGTGGAATCCATGTATGTGCCAGAGTGGCGCGCGATTGGCAGCACGCCAGAAAAACTCAATGTGCGCTAA
- a CDS encoding bifunctional tRNA (adenosine(37)-C2)-methyltransferase TrmG/ribosomal RNA large subunit methyltransferase RlmN — MSEQIVTPSSASPVVVSPKNEKINLLDLNRQQMREFFLEMGEKPFRADQVMKWMYHYCCDDFEQMTDINKVLRGKLMQRAEIRAPEVAEEMRSSDGTIKWAIRVGDQLVETVYIPEADRATLCVSSQVGCALECKFCSTAQQGFNRNLRVSEIIGQVWRAAKIIGAAKITGQRPITNVVMMGMGEPLLNLNNVVPAMDIMLDDFGFGLSKRRVTLSTSGVVPALDKLGDMIDVALAISLHAPNDTIRDEIVPINKKYNIETFLAAVKRYIGKSNANQGRVTIEYVMLDHINDSTDNAHELAALLKETPCKINLIPWNPFPGAPYGRSSNSRIDRFSKVLMDYGFTTIVRKTRGDDIDAACGQLAGDVIDRTKRTLRKKMAGETISVKAL; from the coding sequence ATGTCCGAACAGATTGTGACGCCGTCGTCCGCTTCCCCCGTGGTTGTTTCCCCAAAAAACGAAAAAATTAACCTGCTGGATCTTAACCGTCAGCAGATGCGTGAATTCTTCCTTGAAATGGGCGAAAAGCCGTTCCGCGCTGATCAAGTCATGAAGTGGATGTACCACTACTGCTGCGACGATTTCGAGCAGATGACGGATATCAACAAAGTGCTGCGTGGCAAACTGATGCAGCGCGCTGAAATTCGTGCGCCGGAAGTGGCGGAAGAGATGCGTTCCAGCGATGGCACCATCAAATGGGCGATCCGCGTGGGCGATCAGCTGGTAGAAACCGTGTATATCCCGGAAGCCGACCGTGCAACGTTGTGCGTCTCCTCGCAGGTAGGTTGTGCGCTGGAGTGCAAATTCTGTTCGACCGCGCAGCAGGGCTTTAACCGCAATCTGCGCGTCTCCGAAATCATTGGTCAGGTATGGCGTGCGGCGAAAATCATCGGCGCAGCTAAGATCACCGGCCAGCGCCCGATCACCAACGTGGTGATGATGGGCATGGGTGAGCCGTTGCTCAACCTGAACAACGTGGTGCCTGCGATGGACATCATGCTGGACGATTTCGGTTTTGGTCTGTCAAAACGCCGCGTGACGCTTTCGACTTCAGGTGTGGTTCCCGCGCTGGATAAGTTGGGCGATATGATCGACGTTGCGCTGGCGATTTCACTGCACGCGCCGAACGATACCATCCGTGATGAAATTGTGCCGATCAACAAAAAGTACAACATCGAAACCTTCCTGGCCGCAGTGAAGCGCTATATTGGCAAATCAAACGCCAATCAGGGCCGAGTGACCATTGAGTACGTGATGTTGGATCACATCAATGACAGCACCGACAATGCCCATGAACTGGCGGCCTTGCTGAAAGAGACACCGTGCAAAATCAACCTGATTCCATGGAACCCCTTCCCTGGCGCACCTTACGGCCGCAGCTCAAATAGCCGTATTGACCGCTTCTCTAAAGTGCTGATGGATTACGGTTTTACCACTATCGTGCGTAAGACGCGCGGCGATGATATCGATGCCGCCTGTGGTCAGCTGGCAGGGGATGTGATTGACCGTACCAAGCGCACACTGCGTAAGAAAATGGCCGGTGAAACCATCTCTGTGAAGGCGCTCTGA
- the pbpC gene encoding peptidoglycan glycosyltransferase PbpC (penicillin-binding protein 1C): MNKVKRLKRWRWLPLFLLLMLAGMWLLDRLDPLPLQEVQPARVVVAEDGTPLWRFADQHGVWRYPVTLEEVSPDYIQALLTYEDRWFWHHPGINPMAIVRAIGQNVLHHSIVSGGSTLTMQVARLIDPQPRTLRGKVVQAWRALQLEWHLSKRDILTLYLNRAPFGGTVEGVGAASWMWLGKPPSQLTKGEAALLAVLPQAPSRLRPDRWPQRAEAARNKILDRLAEYRVWSAQDVADIKQESVWLPPRQTPQMAPLLARRLLSLSPDNKITSTIDVSLQRELESLATSLKTQLPPRTSLALLVVDHSNMKVRGYVGSVSFNDDSRFGHVDMIASVRSPGSVLKPFVYGMALDEGLIHGESLLQDVPRRFGDYRPGNFDAGFHGPVSASEALERSLNLPAVQLLDALGPKTVAARLRNVGLNLRFPAGAEPNLSLILGGTGARLDDIVAAYSAFARQGNAAQLRWLPDQPLLERPLLSPGAAWIIRRILAGEALPSGAVPDIAPLAWKTGTSYGYRDAWTIGITPRYLIGVWVGRPDATPVAGQFGFASAVPVMNQVNNLLAGYMSVRGAPRDPRPDSVSAMSICWPGGQPLPMGDDNCRQRRQSWVLNQTVPPTLLAPGQESVNGLRQQYWLNSQGLRVAADCPDAQSHERLMWPLPLEPWLPLAERREQRLPPIDPRCPPLHQGNAPPMVITGVINGQRVQPLPGKMVLILPVAVQGGKGEQRWWFLNGQPVEQEAEKNSAALVLSEPGPYQLVVMDEAGQLASVSFIRG; this comes from the coding sequence ATGAACAAGGTAAAGCGACTAAAGCGGTGGCGCTGGCTGCCGCTTTTTTTACTACTGATGTTAGCAGGAATGTGGTTGCTGGATCGGCTCGATCCCTTGCCGCTGCAGGAGGTGCAGCCTGCGCGCGTCGTGGTGGCCGAAGATGGCACACCGCTGTGGCGTTTTGCGGACCAGCACGGGGTCTGGCGTTATCCCGTCACGCTGGAGGAGGTCTCGCCTGATTATATTCAGGCACTCCTGACCTACGAAGATCGCTGGTTCTGGCACCATCCGGGTATCAACCCGATGGCGATTGTGCGTGCCATCGGGCAAAACGTACTGCATCACAGCATTGTCTCGGGCGGCAGTACACTCACAATGCAAGTCGCGCGGCTGATCGATCCGCAACCGCGTACGCTGCGTGGCAAAGTGGTTCAGGCGTGGCGCGCACTGCAACTGGAGTGGCACCTGTCGAAGCGCGACATTCTGACGCTGTATCTCAATCGCGCCCCTTTTGGCGGTACCGTTGAAGGTGTCGGAGCGGCAAGCTGGATGTGGTTGGGTAAACCACCGTCACAACTCACTAAAGGCGAGGCGGCTTTACTCGCGGTGCTGCCGCAGGCGCCGAGCCGTCTGCGTCCAGACCGCTGGCCGCAACGTGCGGAAGCCGCACGTAACAAAATCCTGGATCGTCTCGCTGAGTATCGGGTGTGGTCGGCGCAAGATGTCGCTGATATCAAACAGGAGTCCGTCTGGTTGCCGCCGCGTCAGACGCCGCAAATGGCCCCGTTACTGGCGCGTCGTCTGCTGTCGCTTTCACCCGACAATAAAATTACCTCCACGATTGATGTGTCGTTACAGCGTGAGTTGGAGAGTCTGGCCACTTCGCTTAAAACTCAGTTGCCACCGCGCACCTCGCTGGCACTGCTGGTGGTCGATCACAGCAATATGAAGGTGCGTGGCTATGTGGGTTCGGTGTCTTTCAATGACGACAGCCGCTTTGGCCATGTCGATATGATCGCCAGCGTGCGCTCGCCCGGTTCGGTGCTAAAGCCTTTTGTCTATGGTATGGCGCTGGATGAAGGGCTGATCCACGGTGAATCGCTGTTACAGGATGTGCCGCGCCGCTTTGGCGATTATCGTCCGGGTAATTTTGATGCCGGTTTTCATGGCCCGGTCAGTGCCAGTGAAGCGCTGGAACGTTCGCTGAATCTGCCTGCGGTACAGTTACTGGATGCGCTCGGCCCGAAAACGGTGGCGGCGCGCTTACGCAATGTGGGCTTGAACCTGCGATTCCCGGCTGGCGCAGAGCCCAACCTGTCATTGATCCTGGGCGGCACGGGCGCAAGACTGGATGATATTGTCGCGGCGTACAGCGCTTTTGCCCGTCAAGGTAATGCGGCGCAACTGCGCTGGTTACCTGACCAGCCTCTGCTGGAACGGCCCTTGCTGTCACCCGGAGCAGCCTGGATTATTCGGCGCATACTGGCAGGTGAAGCGCTGCCTTCGGGCGCGGTGCCGGATATTGCACCACTGGCATGGAAAACCGGTACCAGCTATGGCTATCGGGATGCCTGGACCATTGGCATCACGCCACGTTATCTGATTGGTGTATGGGTCGGCAGACCTGACGCCACACCCGTCGCCGGGCAGTTTGGCTTTGCCTCGGCTGTGCCGGTAATGAATCAGGTCAACAATCTGCTGGCGGGGTATATGTCGGTGCGCGGCGCACCGCGTGACCCGCGCCCGGACTCGGTCAGCGCCATGAGCATTTGCTGGCCCGGAGGTCAGCCTTTACCGATGGGTGACGATAACTGCCGCCAGCGTCGCCAAAGTTGGGTGCTGAATCAAACGGTGCCGCCCACGCTATTGGCACCCGGTCAGGAGAGCGTTAACGGTCTACGCCAGCAATACTGGCTGAATAGCCAAGGCTTACGTGTGGCGGCAGATTGTCCGGATGCGCAAAGCCATGAGCGGCTGATGTGGCCATTACCGCTTGAGCCCTGGCTACCCTTAGCAGAGCGCCGCGAACAGCGCTTGCCGCCGATTGACCCGCGCTGCCCGCCGTTACATCAAGGCAATGCGCCACCAATGGTGATCACCGGCGTCATCAACGGTCAGCGCGTGCAGCCGCTGCCGGGCAAAATGGTATTGATATTGCCGGTGGCGGTGCAGGGTGGAAAAGGGGAGCAGCGCTGGTGGTTTTTGAATGGACAACCCGTTGAGCAGGAAGCGGAGAAAAACAGTGCCGCACTGGTGTTGAGTGAGCCTGGCCCGTATCAACTGGTGGTGATGGATGAAGCGGGGCAACTGGCATCCGTCTCATTTATTCGCGGCTGA
- the sseB gene encoding enhanced serine sensitivity protein SseB has protein sequence MSNRLEEVLKLAATEPAHRPEFFQLLLESDVWVPGESPAEQFDATSPVELLHWEKEGGGSVIPFFTSEEAMGEAIKEEQPYLRLPARTLFEMTLGESLFLNPKLPAGKEFSPGEIAHLIGEEGSALSQQTVLEGGHALLLSEVAEPPAQMIDSLTQLFAKYKQVRRAYIASIRESATEEPNLLIGIEADSNIDEIIQAAGSVATDTLADDAPIDICEVVSDEKGVSHFFTAHITPFYERRWGSFLRDFKGSQRII, from the coding sequence ATGAGTAATCGTCTTGAAGAGGTGCTGAAGCTGGCCGCTACTGAGCCCGCGCACCGTCCGGAATTTTTTCAACTGCTACTGGAATCTGACGTCTGGGTACCGGGTGAAAGTCCTGCTGAACAATTTGATGCCACCTCACCGGTGGAATTGCTGCACTGGGAAAAAGAGGGCGGTGGTAGCGTGATCCCGTTCTTCACTTCTGAAGAGGCGATGGGTGAGGCGATCAAAGAGGAGCAGCCATACCTGCGTTTACCGGCGCGAACCCTGTTCGAGATGACGTTGGGGGAGAGTTTGTTCCTCAATCCGAAGTTGCCAGCGGGCAAAGAGTTTTCTCCGGGCGAGATTGCGCATCTTATCGGTGAAGAGGGCAGTGCACTTAGCCAGCAAACCGTTCTGGAAGGTGGCCATGCGCTGTTATTGTCGGAAGTCGCTGAGCCACCGGCGCAGATGATTGATTCGCTCACGCAGCTGTTTGCCAAGTACAAGCAGGTGCGTCGTGCTTATATTGCCAGCATCCGCGAAAGCGCCACGGAAGAACCGAACCTGCTGATTGGCATTGAAGCGGACAGCAATATTGATGAGATTATCCAGGCCGCAGGCAGTGTCGCTACCGATACGCTGGCAGACGATGCCCCCATCGATATCTGCGAAGTGGTGAGCGATGAGAAGGGCGTGAGCCATTTCTTTACTGCTCACATCACACCGTTCTACGAGCGCCGCTGGGGCAGCTTCCTGCGTGATTTCAAAGGCAGCCAGCGCATTATTTAA
- the ndk gene encoding nucleoside-diphosphate kinase, translated as MAIERTFSIVKPNAVAKNVIGAIYNRFESAGFKIVGAKMLHLTKEQAEGFYAEHKGRPFFDGLVEFMTSGPVVVSVLEGENAVQRHRDLMGATNPDNALAGTLRADYADSFTENATHGSDSAESAAREIAYFFAENEVCPRTR; from the coding sequence ATGGCAATCGAACGTACTTTCTCAATCGTTAAACCAAATGCCGTCGCTAAGAACGTGATTGGTGCTATCTACAACCGTTTTGAAAGCGCAGGCTTCAAAATCGTTGGCGCGAAAATGCTGCACCTGACCAAAGAGCAGGCAGAAGGCTTTTACGCTGAGCACAAAGGCCGTCCATTCTTCGATGGTCTGGTTGAGTTCATGACTTCTGGTCCCGTTGTTGTTTCTGTTCTGGAAGGCGAAAATGCCGTTCAGCGTCACCGTGACCTGATGGGTGCAACCAACCCAGACAACGCACTGGCCGGTACTCTGCGTGCTGACTACGCTGACAGCTTCACCGAGAACGCGACCCACGGTTCTGACTCAGCTGAGTCTGCTGCACGTGAAATCGCTTACTTCTTCGCTGAGAACGAAGTCTGCCCACGCACTCGCTAA